The proteins below come from a single Cottoperca gobio chromosome 11, fCotGob3.1, whole genome shotgun sequence genomic window:
- the LOC115015647 gene encoding cholecystokinin-like: MTAGLCVCVVLAVLCTSCLGLPFSSQPLDEGHRSMSAASEALLEADTHTLGEPHLQHSRSAPQLKALPLAEDDADSRANLGELLARLISSRKGSVRRNSSANSRGNGLSANHRIADRDYLGWMDFGRRSAEEYEYSS, from the exons ATGACtgcagggctgtgtgtgtgtgtcgtgctGGCAGTCTTATGTACGAGCTGTTTGGGgctccccttctcctcccagCCCCTAGACGAGGGCCACCGCTCCATGTCCGCTGCGTCTGAAG CTCTCCTTGAGGCTGACACCCACACCTTGGGAGAGCCCCACCTCCAACACAGCCGCTCTGCCCCCCAGCTGAAAGCTCTTCCTCTGGCGGAGGACGACGCAGACTCCCGAGCCAACCTCGGCGAGCTGCTGGCAAGACTCATCTCCTCCAGGAAAG GTTCTGTGCGTAGAAACTCCTCGGCAAACAGTAGAGGCAACGGACTGAGTGCCAACCACCGGATAGCAGACAGGGATTACTTGGGGTGGATGGATTTCGGCCGCCGCAGTGCAGAGGAGTACGAGTACTCCTCGTAA